The following are from one region of the Methylophilus sp. DW102 genome:
- the hemB gene encoding porphobilinogen synthase: MSNQFLALRPRRMRKDEFSRRLMRENVLTTNDLIYPVFVLEGEGAIEEVKSMPGVQRQSLDVLLKTAEECVKLGIPALALFPVVPQEFKSLDAKEAYNPEGLVPRTVRALKKAFPDLGVITDVALDPYTTHGQDGLIDDTGYVLNDETVEVLVKQALCHAEAGADVVAPSDMMDGRIGAIRDALEEQGYIYTRILAYSAKYASAFYGPFRDAVGSAANLGKSNKYNYQMDPANSDEALKEVALDLEEGADMVMVKPGMPYLDIVRRVKDEFGVPTYAYHVSGEYAMLKAAAQNGWLDEKACVLEAMLGFKRAGADGVLTYYAMDIARWLK; encoded by the coding sequence ATGAGTAATCAATTTTTAGCCCTCCGTCCACGCCGTATGCGCAAAGACGAATTTTCACGTCGCTTGATGCGTGAAAACGTTCTCACCACCAATGACTTGATTTACCCGGTGTTTGTGCTTGAGGGTGAAGGCGCGATTGAAGAAGTCAAATCGATGCCTGGCGTACAGCGTCAAAGCCTGGATGTGCTGCTCAAGACCGCTGAAGAGTGCGTAAAACTAGGTATTCCAGCGCTGGCTTTATTTCCGGTGGTGCCACAAGAATTTAAAAGCCTGGATGCCAAAGAAGCTTATAACCCTGAAGGCTTGGTGCCACGGACTGTGCGAGCCCTGAAAAAGGCTTTCCCGGACTTGGGCGTGATCACTGACGTGGCTTTAGACCCGTACACCACTCACGGCCAGGATGGCCTGATCGACGATACCGGCTATGTCCTGAATGACGAAACTGTTGAAGTGCTGGTGAAGCAGGCGTTATGTCACGCAGAAGCGGGTGCAGATGTGGTTGCGCCCTCTGACATGATGGATGGCCGGATTGGCGCCATTCGTGATGCGCTTGAAGAGCAAGGCTACATCTACACGCGAATTCTTGCTTACTCTGCCAAATACGCCTCAGCGTTTTACGGTCCTTTCCGCGATGCGGTCGGTTCAGCGGCCAATCTGGGCAAAAGCAACAAATACAACTACCAGATGGACCCAGCCAATTCTGATGAAGCATTAAAAGAAGTCGCACTGGATTTGGAAGAAGGCGCGGATATGGTCATGGTTAAACCAGGCATGCCCTATCTGGATATCGTACGCCGTGTCAAAGACGAGTTTGGCGTACCGACTTATGCATATCATGTTAGCGGTGAATACGCCATGCTCAAAGCCGCTGCACAAAATGGCTGGCTGGATGAAAAAGCCTGCGTGCTGGAAGCAATGCTTGGGTTTAAACGTGCCGGAGCGGACGGCGTGCTGACTTATTATGCGATGGATATCGCAAGATGGCTGAAATAA
- the trpC gene encoding indole-3-glycerol phosphate synthase TrpC has translation MSDILNKILATKREEISKAQASKSLDAIRDEALSQPDCRDFIGNIVKKVDADKPAVIAEIKKASPSKGIIRADFNPAAIAKSYEKGGAACLSVLTDEQYFQGSAAYLQQARAACKLPVLRKDFMIDPYQIYEARAMGADCVLLIVAALELSQMQELELTAHNLGMAVLVEVHDADELELALQLETPLLGINNRNLRTFDVTLQTTLDLLENMPEDRFVVTESGIFTPEDVALMRSHHVNGFLVGEAFMRQEDPGAELARVFG, from the coding sequence ATGTCCGATATTTTAAATAAAATTTTAGCGACCAAACGTGAAGAAATCAGCAAAGCGCAAGCCAGCAAGTCATTGGATGCGATACGTGATGAAGCGCTGAGTCAGCCGGATTGCCGTGACTTTATCGGCAACATTGTTAAAAAGGTGGATGCAGATAAACCTGCCGTGATTGCTGAAATTAAAAAAGCCAGCCCGTCCAAAGGCATCATCCGTGCTGACTTTAATCCGGCCGCCATTGCTAAAAGCTATGAAAAAGGCGGCGCGGCCTGTTTATCGGTACTGACTGACGAGCAATATTTTCAGGGATCTGCTGCCTACCTTCAGCAAGCGCGCGCGGCCTGCAAATTGCCCGTGTTGCGCAAGGATTTCATGATAGATCCTTATCAGATTTACGAAGCCCGAGCCATGGGCGCTGACTGCGTGTTGCTCATCGTGGCTGCTCTCGAACTGTCACAAATGCAGGAACTGGAGCTGACGGCCCACAATCTGGGCATGGCGGTACTCGTCGAAGTCCATGACGCGGATGAGCTTGAACTCGCGCTGCAACTGGAAACGCCGCTACTGGGAATCAACAACCGCAATTTGCGCACGTTCGATGTCACCTTGCAAACCACGCTCGACCTGCTCGAGAACATGCCGGAAGACCGTTTCGTCGTCACAGAGTCTGGCATTTTCACACCAGAAGATGTGGCTTTGATGCGCAGCCATCATGTGAATGGCTTTTTGGTCGGCGAAGCATTTATGCGGCAAGAGGATCCAGGTGCAGAACTCGCCAGGGTCTTTGGTTAG
- a CDS encoding DUF3465 domain-containing protein: MKQGALIAIFCLLAACQQAEQSSPLNQPQSALEVKSQVQSLHLQPLSAGLVTEENAALKQAFAQKQSHVWLEGSGTVKKLLPDDTQGARHQRFLVSVSPEQTLLFAHNIDLAPRVENLNIGDQISFKGEYIYNPKGGIMHWTHHDPQGHQHGWIKHQNHTYE; the protein is encoded by the coding sequence ATGAAACAAGGGGCGCTGATTGCAATATTCTGCCTGCTGGCCGCCTGCCAGCAAGCAGAGCAGTCCAGTCCGCTGAATCAGCCACAGTCTGCGCTAGAGGTAAAATCGCAGGTGCAGTCTCTACACCTGCAACCGCTCTCGGCAGGACTCGTCACTGAAGAGAATGCGGCGCTTAAGCAGGCGTTTGCCCAAAAGCAAAGTCATGTCTGGCTCGAAGGCAGCGGCACGGTGAAGAAGCTGCTGCCCGATGACACTCAAGGTGCCAGGCACCAGCGGTTTCTGGTGAGCGTGTCGCCAGAGCAAACATTATTATTTGCGCATAATATTGACCTCGCGCCCAGAGTAGAAAACCTGAACATAGGGGATCAGATCAGTTTTAAAGGCGAATATATTTATAACCCCAAAGGCGGCATTATGCACTGGACGCATCATGACCCGCAGGGCCACCAGCATGGCTGGATCAAACATCAAAATCACACTTACGAATAA
- the trpD gene encoding anthranilate phosphoribosyltransferase yields the protein MAITPKIALQRLIDHTDFTHEEMLEIMQQIMSGEFTQIQIAGFLSALRVKGETVTEIAAAAQVMRDLSSKVEITDSTHLIDTCGTGGAPNKAFNVSTASAFVAAGAGAKIAKHGGRAASSKSGSADVLEALGVNIGLTAEQVARCVNEAGIGFMFAPNHHAAMKYAAPVRRELGVRTMFNLLGPMTNPAGAKRQVMGVFHRDLVPLLAQTLQKLGSEHVMVVHSADEMDEISFSADTYVAELKHGQVSQYTLNPTQFGMPVHDVNSIHVESAQHSSEIILGLLSGETGPARDIVLLNAGAAIYVSGLASDLPSGIAQAAQSIDSGAALRKLQQLKALSQAA from the coding sequence ATGGCCATCACACCTAAAATCGCCTTACAGCGCCTGATTGACCATACAGATTTCACGCATGAAGAAATGCTGGAAATCATGCAGCAGATCATGAGCGGCGAGTTTACCCAAATCCAGATTGCCGGCTTTTTGTCGGCCCTGCGCGTCAAGGGTGAAACCGTCACCGAAATCGCCGCGGCGGCACAGGTGATGCGCGACCTGTCCAGCAAGGTAGAAATTACTGATTCTACGCATTTAATTGACACCTGCGGCACTGGCGGTGCGCCCAACAAAGCCTTTAATGTGTCAACCGCATCAGCCTTTGTGGCGGCTGGTGCCGGCGCAAAAATCGCCAAGCATGGTGGCCGGGCCGCTTCGTCCAAGAGCGGTTCTGCCGATGTGCTGGAAGCACTGGGCGTCAACATTGGCTTAACGGCTGAGCAAGTGGCGCGCTGCGTGAACGAGGCCGGAATCGGCTTTATGTTTGCACCTAACCACCATGCGGCCATGAAATACGCCGCACCGGTGCGCCGTGAGCTTGGCGTGCGTACCATGTTCAACCTGTTAGGCCCCATGACCAATCCGGCCGGCGCCAAGCGTCAGGTGATGGGGGTTTTTCACCGTGACCTGGTGCCTTTGCTGGCGCAAACCTTGCAAAAGCTCGGCAGCGAGCATGTCATGGTGGTGCACAGTGCGGATGAAATGGATGAAATTTCTTTTTCAGCAGACACTTATGTGGCCGAGCTCAAGCATGGCCAGGTGAGTCAATACACTTTAAATCCTACCCAGTTTGGCATGCCCGTGCATGATGTAAACAGTATCCATGTGGAAAGTGCGCAGCATTCGAGTGAAATTATCTTAGGCCTGCTCTCAGGCGAAACAGGTCCTGCCCGCGATATCGTCTTGCTCAATGCCGGGGCGGCGATTTATGTGTCTGGCCTGGCAAGCGACTTGCCATCAGGCATTGCGCAAGCCGCGCAATCGATTGATTCAGGCGCAGCGTTGCGTAAACTGCAACAATTGAAGGCCTTGAGTCAGGCAGCATGA
- a CDS encoding aminodeoxychorismate/anthranilate synthase component II yields MLLMIDNYDSFTYNLVQYFGELGQDVHVHRNDEITLEQIKAMAPEKIVISPGPCTPNEAGISVPLIHEFAGKIPLLGVCLGHQSIGQAFGGNIIKAKTLMHGKTSLIHHTNTGVFRNLPNPYTATRYHSLVIERETIPDCLEITAWTEDGEIMGVKHKTLAVEGVQFHPESILTEYGHELLDNFLKGY; encoded by the coding sequence ATGTTGTTGATGATTGATAACTACGACTCTTTTACCTATAACCTCGTGCAGTATTTTGGCGAGCTGGGGCAAGATGTTCATGTGCACCGCAATGACGAAATCACGCTGGAGCAGATCAAAGCGATGGCGCCGGAAAAAATCGTGATTTCTCCCGGACCGTGCACACCAAACGAAGCCGGGATTTCCGTGCCTCTGATTCACGAGTTTGCCGGCAAGATTCCTTTGCTGGGCGTCTGTTTGGGTCACCAGAGCATAGGCCAGGCGTTTGGCGGCAACATCATCAAGGCGAAAACCCTGATGCACGGCAAAACCTCATTGATCCACCATACCAATACCGGTGTGTTCAGAAACCTGCCTAACCCGTATACCGCGACGCGTTACCATTCGCTGGTCATCGAGCGCGAAACTATTCCGGATTGCCTGGAGATTACGGCCTGGACCGAAGATGGCGAGATCATGGGCGTCAAGCATAAAACACTGGCCGTGGAAGGCGTGCAATTTCACCCCGAGTCTATTCTGACCGAATACGGGCATGAGTTGCTGGATAACTTCCTGAAAGGCTATTGA
- the trpE gene encoding anthranilate synthase component I — MLSTLSKTEFDALAAQGYNRIPLVLETFADLDTPLSLYLKLANQPYSYLLESVQGGERFGRYSIIGLPATTRIVVREQQLQVIQDHQVVESHSDQNPLDFIKAYQARFKTPPYDGLPRFTGGLAGYFGYETIQYIEKRLGKQKKPDVIGTPDILLMVSEEIAVVDNLSGKLYFIVYADPAKANAYETACARMHTLVGKLRCSVEIPAALPSAKTAAISEFGEDNFKAAVKKAQQYILEGDIMQVVLSQRMSQDFDASPLSLYRALRSLNPSPYMFYYDMDDHHVVGASPEILVRLEETTVTSRPIAGTRPRGKNRDHDLALEAELLADPKERAEHVQLMDLGRNDVGRVALTGTVKVTDNMTIERYSHVMHIVSNVEGQLKPGLDAIDVLKATFPAGTVSGAPKVRAMEIIEELEPSKRGIYAGAVGYLGFNGDMDVAIAIRTAVIKNKKLYVQAGAGIVADSVPQSEWEETQNKAKAVIRAAELVQAGLDSQAANVQTHAGKGA; from the coding sequence ATGTTAAGCACATTAAGCAAGACCGAATTCGACGCGCTGGCGGCGCAAGGCTACAACCGTATTCCGCTGGTGCTAGAAACCTTTGCCGATCTGGATACGCCTTTATCACTGTATCTCAAACTGGCCAATCAACCTTATTCCTATCTGCTTGAAAGCGTACAAGGCGGTGAGCGCTTTGGCCGCTATTCGATCATAGGCCTGCCTGCCACCACGCGAATTGTGGTGCGTGAGCAGCAATTGCAGGTGATTCAGGATCATCAAGTCGTTGAATCGCATAGCGATCAAAATCCGCTGGACTTTATCAAGGCCTATCAGGCGCGCTTTAAAACGCCGCCTTACGATGGTTTGCCGCGCTTTACCGGTGGCCTGGCTGGCTATTTTGGCTATGAGACTATTCAATACATTGAAAAACGTCTGGGTAAGCAGAAAAAGCCAGATGTGATTGGTACGCCAGATATATTGTTGATGGTGTCAGAAGAAATTGCCGTGGTGGATAACCTCTCCGGCAAACTGTATTTCATCGTGTATGCTGACCCGGCTAAAGCCAATGCCTATGAAACTGCATGCGCACGCATGCACACCTTGGTCGGGAAGTTACGGTGTAGCGTAGAGATTCCTGCTGCATTGCCCAGCGCTAAAACAGCGGCTATTTCTGAGTTTGGTGAAGACAACTTCAAAGCGGCAGTCAAAAAAGCACAGCAATATATTTTAGAAGGTGACATCATGCAGGTGGTATTGAGCCAGCGGATGTCGCAAGACTTTGACGCGTCACCATTGAGCTTGTACCGCGCTTTGCGTAGCCTCAATCCCTCCCCATATATGTTCTATTATGATATGGATGATCACCATGTGGTCGGTGCTTCACCAGAAATCCTGGTGCGTCTGGAAGAGACCACCGTGACTTCACGGCCGATTGCCGGGACACGCCCACGCGGTAAAAACCGTGATCATGACCTGGCCCTAGAAGCCGAGCTGCTGGCTGACCCTAAAGAGCGTGCCGAGCATGTGCAGTTGATGGATCTGGGCCGCAATGATGTGGGTCGCGTCGCGCTCACGGGTACTGTGAAAGTCACCGACAACATGACGATAGAGCGTTATTCACACGTCATGCATATCGTCAGCAATGTTGAAGGTCAGCTCAAGCCAGGCTTGGATGCGATTGACGTGCTTAAAGCGACTTTCCCTGCCGGGACCGTGTCTGGTGCCCCTAAAGTGCGTGCCATGGAAATCATTGAAGAACTGGAGCCTTCCAAACGTGGCATTTATGCTGGCGCCGTTGGCTATTTAGGCTTTAATGGCGATATGGATGTGGCAATTGCGATCCGTACTGCCGTGATCAAAAACAAAAAACTCTATGTGCAGGCCGGGGCAGGCATTGTGGCCGACTCGGTGCCGCAAAGCGAATGGGAAGAAACCCAGAATAAGGCCAAAGCCGTGATCCGCGCCGCTGAGCTGGTGCAGGCAGGACTGGATAGCCAGGCCGCCAATGTTCAAACCCATGCAGGAAAAGGAGCCTGA
- a CDS encoding phosphoglycolate phosphatase, protein MRFQVKLVMFDLDGTLLDTAPQIAEAANRMLVALGKPMLPQAQIATYIGEGVQNLIKRCLTGSVQVEPEADLFAQAQPLYHDFYTANATQSQPFAGVVPALQQLKKQGYRLACVTNKPEKFTLPLLQQAGLADFFEVIISGDSLPKKKPDPLPLLHICQKLGVLPAEAVLVGDSETDIQAAHAAGCFVVTVPYGYNQGREIDVATVDATVQQLTEVVNLLELPALLKQGS, encoded by the coding sequence ATGCGGTTTCAAGTCAAGTTGGTGATGTTCGATCTGGACGGCACCTTGCTGGATACCGCGCCGCAAATTGCCGAAGCTGCCAACCGTATGTTGGTGGCTTTGGGCAAACCCATGTTGCCGCAAGCACAAATCGCCACTTATATTGGCGAAGGCGTGCAAAACCTGATCAAGCGCTGCCTCACAGGGAGCGTGCAGGTGGAGCCAGAGGCCGATTTGTTTGCGCAGGCGCAGCCGCTGTATCATGATTTTTATACTGCCAACGCCACCCAAAGCCAGCCATTCGCAGGGGTTGTCCCTGCTTTGCAGCAGCTGAAGAAACAAGGCTATCGCCTGGCTTGTGTGACCAATAAACCCGAAAAATTCACCTTACCTTTGCTGCAACAAGCAGGTTTGGCTGATTTTTTTGAGGTCATTATTTCTGGCGACAGCTTGCCCAAAAAGAAACCTGACCCCTTGCCGTTGTTGCATATTTGCCAAAAGCTAGGTGTGCTGCCTGCTGAAGCGGTGCTGGTAGGGGACTCGGAGACGGATATTCAGGCCGCGCATGCTGCCGGATGCTTTGTCGTGACCGTGCCTTATGGGTATAATCAAGGCCGCGAAATTGATGTCGCGACGGTAGATGCTACCGTGCAGCAACTCACCGAGGTGGTGAACTTGCTGGAGTTACCTGCACTCCTAAAGCAGGGATCATAA
- the rpe gene encoding ribulose-phosphate 3-epimerase yields the protein MDKTFRIAPSILSANFAKLGQEIENVIKSGTDIVHFDVMDNHYVPNLTIGPLVCDAIRDLSHNVGALIDVHLMVKPVDRIIPDFAKAGADIITFHPEASDHIDRSLALIRDSGCKSGLVFNPATPLHYLDYVMDKVDMILLMSVNPGFGGQKFIPATLDKLKQARARIDAYYEKTGRQIWLEVDGGVNANNIAEIAKAGADTFVAGSAIFGSPKDTDPNRYDTVVAAMRASLATV from the coding sequence ATGGACAAAACTTTCCGCATTGCCCCCAGTATTCTGTCTGCCAACTTTGCCAAGTTGGGCCAGGAAATCGAAAACGTGATCAAATCCGGCACCGATATCGTGCACTTTGACGTGATGGACAACCATTACGTGCCTAACCTGACCATTGGTCCATTGGTCTGTGACGCGATTCGTGACCTGTCACACAATGTTGGCGCGCTCATCGACGTGCACCTGATGGTGAAACCTGTTGACCGTATCATCCCAGACTTTGCCAAAGCGGGTGCGGACATCATCACTTTCCACCCTGAAGCCTCTGACCATATTGACCGTAGCCTGGCCTTGATCCGTGATAGCGGCTGTAAGTCTGGCTTGGTATTTAACCCAGCGACACCATTGCACTACCTGGATTACGTGATGGATAAAGTGGACATGATTTTGCTGATGTCGGTGAACCCAGGCTTTGGTGGCCAAAAATTCATTCCTGCCACGCTGGACAAACTGAAACAAGCGCGTGCACGCATTGATGCTTATTACGAAAAAACTGGCCGTCAAATCTGGCTGGAAGTGGACGGTGGTGTGAACGCCAACAACATCGCAGAGATCGCCAAAGCCGGTGCGGATACCTTTGTTGCAGGCAGCGCGATTTTTGGCTCACCTAAAGACACCGACCCTAACCGTTACGACACTGTTGTGGCTGCGATGCGTGCTTCTTTAGCCACTGTTTAA
- the hemA gene encoding glutamyl-tRNA reductase, which produces MQLYTIGVNHTTAPIAIRENVAFNNETLPQALADLARHNVAEVAILSTCNRTEIYVQSIRPEVVIDWLAAYHRLEADKLLPYTYTLSSHEAVKHAFRVASGLDSMVLGEAQILGQFKQSVKIAQDAGTLGTLLHKLFQRTFEVAKEVRTNTDIGGSSISMAAAAVKLAQRIFGDLSAQRVLFIGAGEMIELCADHFAAQKPKKITVANRTLERGEQLADKIRGQGLNVQAILLNDLPERFQEFDIVITSTASQLPIVGLGMVERAIKARKHRPMFMVDLAVPRDIEPEVSALDDVFLYTVDDLAQVVSEGLGNRKEAAIDAEMIVNARVEHFMQWLKQREAVPTIKALRDQVDSLRKAEVEKSLKLLQKGEPPEKVLEHLSNALTNKFLHGPSHALNNTEGDAHAHMEHLVKQLFQLKE; this is translated from the coding sequence ATGCAACTGTATACCATTGGTGTTAACCACACCACCGCCCCCATTGCCATCCGCGAGAACGTTGCGTTTAACAACGAAACCTTGCCGCAAGCATTGGCTGATCTGGCACGACACAATGTGGCAGAGGTGGCGATCCTGTCCACCTGCAACCGCACCGAAATCTATGTGCAATCGATCCGGCCAGAAGTGGTGATTGATTGGCTGGCAGCGTATCACCGCCTGGAGGCAGACAAGTTGCTGCCCTACACCTACACCTTGAGCAGCCATGAGGCCGTCAAACATGCCTTCCGCGTGGCCAGCGGCTTGGATAGCATGGTGCTGGGCGAGGCGCAAATACTGGGGCAATTCAAGCAGTCAGTCAAAATTGCGCAGGATGCAGGTACGCTGGGCACCCTGCTGCACAAACTGTTTCAACGCACGTTTGAAGTGGCTAAAGAAGTGCGCACCAATACCGATATCGGTGGCAGCTCGATTTCGATGGCCGCCGCAGCGGTAAAACTGGCACAACGTATTTTTGGTGATTTGAGTGCGCAACGGGTGCTGTTTATTGGCGCAGGTGAAATGATAGAGCTCTGTGCTGACCATTTTGCCGCGCAAAAACCGAAAAAAATCACTGTGGCAAACCGTACACTGGAGCGCGGCGAACAACTGGCAGACAAGATTCGCGGCCAGGGCCTCAATGTACAGGCTATTTTGCTCAACGACCTGCCAGAGCGTTTTCAGGAATTCGACATCGTCATCACCAGCACCGCCAGTCAGCTGCCCATTGTTGGCTTGGGCATGGTAGAACGCGCCATTAAAGCGCGTAAGCACAGACCGATGTTTATGGTAGACCTGGCCGTGCCGCGGGATATCGAACCTGAAGTTTCGGCACTGGATGACGTATTTTTGTACACCGTAGACGATTTGGCGCAAGTGGTCTCCGAAGGTCTGGGCAATCGCAAAGAAGCCGCGATAGATGCAGAAATGATCGTCAACGCACGTGTTGAACATTTTATGCAATGGCTCAAGCAGCGCGAAGCGGTGCCCACCATCAAAGCCCTGCGTGATCAAGTAGACAGCCTACGCAAGGCTGAGGTGGAAAAATCGCTCAAATTGCTGCAAAAAGGCGAGCCACCCGAAAAAGTACTCGAACATCTCAGCAATGCACTGACCAACAAGTTTTTGCATGGCCCCAGCCACGCACTCAACAACACCGAAGGCGATGCCCATGCGCACATGGAGCATCTGGTCAAACAACTTTTTCAGTTAAAAGAATAA
- the prfA gene encoding peptide chain release factor 1 translates to MKPSMLQKLANLSERLEELNRLLSSEGVTDNMDNYRKIMQEHTEITPIVEQYHVYAQTESDIKEAHAMLSDPEMKEFAQEEIETGKKRLEEVALTLQKLLLPKDPNDDKNIFLEIRAGTGGDESGLFAGDLFRMYSRYADRQGWKVEVVSANEGEVGGYKEIIAKIIGYGAYSKLKFESGGHRVQRVPDTETQGRIHTSACTVAILPEVEEVGDVEINPADIRIDTFRASGAGGQHINKTDSAVRITHAPTGIVVECQDGRSQHANKAQAMQVLAARIKAKQVDEQQSKIASERRNLIGSGDRSERIRTYNYPQGRITDHRINLTLYKIDAITEGDMDELINALATEYQADLLASLGEEG, encoded by the coding sequence ATGAAACCAAGCATGTTGCAAAAGCTCGCCAACCTAAGCGAGCGTCTCGAAGAACTCAACCGCCTACTCAGCAGCGAGGGCGTGACTGACAATATGGATAACTACCGTAAAATCATGCAGGAACACACGGAAATCACTCCGATTGTCGAGCAGTATCACGTCTACGCGCAAACCGAGTCTGACATCAAAGAGGCACATGCCATGCTGTCTGACCCTGAGATGAAAGAGTTTGCCCAGGAAGAAATCGAGACTGGCAAAAAACGTCTGGAAGAAGTGGCGCTCACCCTGCAAAAACTGCTGCTGCCTAAAGACCCCAACGATGACAAAAATATTTTCCTCGAAATCCGTGCCGGCACCGGCGGCGATGAGTCTGGCCTGTTTGCCGGTGACCTGTTCCGTATGTATTCGCGCTATGCCGACCGGCAGGGCTGGAAGGTAGAAGTGGTCTCTGCCAACGAAGGCGAGGTCGGCGGCTACAAAGAAATTATTGCCAAAATTATCGGCTACGGGGCATATTCAAAACTCAAATTTGAGTCGGGTGGCCACCGCGTACAGCGCGTGCCCGATACCGAAACACAAGGCCGGATTCACACTTCAGCCTGTACAGTCGCGATTTTGCCCGAGGTTGAAGAGGTGGGCGATGTAGAAATCAACCCGGCGGACATTCGTATCGACACCTTCCGCGCCAGTGGTGCAGGTGGTCAGCACATTAACAAAACTGACTCTGCCGTGCGTATTACGCACGCGCCCACCGGCATTGTGGTCGAATGCCAAGACGGCCGCAGCCAGCACGCCAACAAGGCGCAAGCCATGCAAGTGCTGGCCGCGCGCATTAAAGCCAAACAAGTCGATGAGCAACAAAGCAAAATCGCCTCCGAGCGGCGCAACCTGATTGGTTCGGGTGACCGCTCAGAACGTATTCGCACTTACAACTACCCGCAAGGCCGCATTACCGACCACCGCATCAACCTGACACTGTATAAAATTGATGCGATTACCGAGGGCGATATGGATGAGTTGATTAATGCGCTGGCGACTGAGTACCAAGCAGATTTGCTCGCCAGCTTGGGTGAAGAAGGTTAA
- a CDS encoding DNA alkylation repair protein: MLKFRIPVAPRSIQKDNPIKFLLDSEAVDCLAHNIGLVHSAFDGHAFKSLALTNIAALGIMDRSAHIAAALKATLPAKFSEATDILLSTLTPPNVHTERLGLSVFFYLPHTRFIADYGRDPQHNAGEDPFDTAMRAQYELTRRFTAEFSIRPFLMQDFERTLNQLTLWLNDADPHVRRLCSEGCRPRLPWGARIPQLIKDPRPTLPILEALKNDPSLYVRRSVANHLGDIAKDHPALAFEVCERWLTNADKDLKWVIRHAVRHPAKQGNAQARAIRLAAGGK; the protein is encoded by the coding sequence ATGCTTAAGTTTCGAATCCCCGTCGCGCCACGCAGTATCCAGAAAGACAACCCGATCAAGTTTTTACTTGATAGTGAGGCCGTCGACTGCTTGGCACATAATATCGGATTAGTGCATTCGGCTTTTGATGGACACGCGTTCAAAAGCTTGGCGCTCACCAACATTGCAGCGCTGGGGATTATGGACCGCTCAGCGCATATTGCTGCGGCATTAAAAGCGACCTTACCCGCAAAGTTTTCCGAAGCCACCGACATTCTGCTCAGCACGCTAACGCCGCCGAATGTACACACCGAACGTCTCGGCTTGAGTGTGTTTTTTTACTTGCCGCATACACGCTTCATTGCCGACTACGGGCGTGATCCGCAACACAACGCGGGCGAAGATCCTTTTGACACGGCCATGCGTGCCCAATATGAATTGACGCGCCGCTTTACCGCCGAATTTTCGATCCGTCCGTTCCTGATGCAGGATTTTGAGCGCACCTTGAATCAACTGACCTTGTGGCTAAACGACGCAGATCCGCATGTGCGCCGCTTATGCTCTGAAGGCTGTCGCCCCCGCTTGCCTTGGGGGGCGCGCATTCCCCAGTTGATTAAAGACCCCAGGCCAACACTGCCTATTCTGGAAGCCCTGAAAAATGACCCCAGCCTGTATGTACGCCGCAGTGTTGCCAATCATCTGGGCGATATCGCAAAAGACCATCCAGCATTGGCATTTGAGGTATGTGAGCGCTGGCTGACTAATGCGGATAAAGACTTGAAATGGGTGATCCGCCATGCGGTGCGCCATCCGGCCAAGCAAGGCAACGCGCAAGCGCGCGCTATCCGGCTGGCGGCAGGAGGAAAATAA